The sequence GTCACTGGAATATTGATTAAAACGGCAAGACTTGCTCTATCTGCTGACGAACAAGCTTGCCAATATACTTCTACTCCGAGCTTTATAAGATTAGCTATCTTGGCTGGATCACCAGAGGCGCAAAGAATGCCCTGGCATTACCGCCAGCACCATGATGATTTGTATAAGTCTCTCCCTCTTGTAGGGTGTAATACACATCCACAAAGTCATCGTCATTGGTAAACCAAGCATCGGGTAAGGCATTTAAAATCTCGTTAGTTATCGTGGCTATGATGGCATACCCCTGAACTTCCGGGTCGGGATATTGCTGCAAGACGCGCTCGGCGATACTCACCAGTGCAGTCGCAAGGTCTTTATAGTTAGTACCATCATCATGTTCCATGAGTACAAGGTCGGCAGCAGCCCAACGGTAACGCTCCCAATGAATCACGATCTGATTGGGATAATACTCTGTGCCTGAATAATCGAGATATGGCATCTCAATGATATCCAGTGCGGGTTCATCACGGCTTGGATTAACCCCTGTCACTATGCCGTAGATCTCGGCTTTCCCCGAAACCCAAGGCTCTTCATCATCTTGCACACTGATCTGTTTGATGACCGTGGTCGATATGGGCTGATCTGCAGTGGTAAAGCTACTAATCTGAGGCCTAGCCTGAGAGATAGACCTTTTACTCAGATTTGCAGAGTCTGTGCTTAAAGCGAATGTGTCTCGCATGACAGCCAATCCTTCACGCATGGCCTGCTGCTTATCCAAGCCAATCACAATCACCGGTCTTTGTGGAAGCTGATAGACATCCAGCAGATGAATATTACCTTCAACGTCATAGGCTTCGATATTAGCCCACAGCTTATCATCGCCATCGGGTTCAAAGGCAAATAGTGGAGATTCGCCTTGTTGCCAATCACTCAGCATGCTGGCATCGGCCAGACGAAATTGCACTAAATTGGGCTCCATTGAGCCCTTAAGATCTGTATTAATCTTAGATTTAGTATGAGTATATAAACCTTTTGCTTCACGGATTGCCAACTCGCTTTGACGTAACTTCTTAGTGTCGCTACCACTGGATTTGAACGCTAAATTAGCATCCATAGCTAGATTATATTGGTTGATATTGGATTGCAGTGTAGGTAATAACCGAGCGTATTGGCGACTGAGCTCCAGTGCTATCTCACGCTTAGCACTTGATACGCTGACACTGTATTGTGATGCTTGCTGAGTAGAAAGCTCTATTTTATCGACTGGTTCGGCGAAACTAAATGGCGAAATAATAGAAGCCAGAGGTACCGTTATCATAAGCAAGGCTAAAGTCATTTTTTTCACATTATGTCCTTATTGAATATTATTCGTTTTATATTGCTTCTGTTCGGTCCTGAAAAGCATATGAGCATATACAACAAAGCTTGTAAATAATAACAACAACTATTTATAATAATATTTACATTTCGTTCACTTGATATTTAAACCTAAAAGAAGCTATTTAATAAGCTTGAGTAATTGATATTCTTATATAAAAACAAAGACTGGATAGACATCTATAAAAGATTTATTACTAGATATAATCTGTAGCTTCTTATGAAAATTAATTTTTATATTTTTATTTTAACTAGCCTAGTAACATGACAGTTATTATTGACCCCAATGGATTTCACTCAAATTTTCACAAGCACTATGATGAATACTATTAATAACCAGCCTGAAAATGACCAAGCAGATCATGCAAGTCTAATCCACTTTCTTTCTATATTAGGTGTCAATAAGGATGCTATCGGACGGGATCTGGCACAATTTAAAACCATGAATGTAAATGCTGGCGAGGTATTATTGCTACAGGGTGGAGAGCAGAAATATGCTTACTTTATTGTCTCCGGTATTTTAAAAGCTTGCCATTATGGTGATTCGGGCAGTATTTTGTCAAAAGAGTTCTATTTCCAACATGAGTTATGTTTCCTATATTGCTCATGGTTAACTCAAGTTCCGGCAAAATACCAGATCGAATCGGTAGAGGATACGCTACTCATTCAAGTCCCTCTGGAGCTACTATCCCATGTAGACTGGCAGTCAGCCAAAATAGCCTTACTTAGCCAGCAGCTCATTTACAAAGAGGAAAAAGAAGCATTCTTCCTTTTGAACACGCCTGAACAGCGTTACCTGTTTCTGGTAGAAAATAGACCTCTATGGGTAAAAAAACTCAATAATATTCAGCTTGCTAGCTATATTGGCATCAGCCCAGTGAGCCTTTCACGCTTAAAAGCACGGCTATAGACGATTTCTACATTGAAAAATGGGCTGATATTGAGAATGAGCAAGAATAAATAAAAGTCATCACTATTAACTTAGGTTAATTCACTATCCCCGAACTTTCCCTATCCTTAGCCTATCTTTGCTTAGTTTGTTAACTAAGTTCTTCGTTAGCTAGGTTACTCTATGTCGGCATTTGCAATATCTCAAGTCCTGATCGCTATCGCGATCATTTTTGATCTGATCTCATTCCAATTTAAGCAGAGGAAAAAAATCCTTACTTGCTTATGTATATCCGGCATTTTAATCAGTAGCCATTTTTTTCTGTTAGAGCAGTGGACCGCAGCCATATTGATGCTGCTTGCTTCAATCAGATACCTGGTCACAGTTTTTAGCCACTCAAAATCTTGGATGATGTTTTTTCTAGCGGCAAGCTCTCTAGTTACCCTAGTCACTTTCAGCGGGATCTTGAGCTTAATCAGTTTTGCTGGCAGTGCCACCCAAACCTGCGCAGCATTTTGTCCAAACGATCAAAGATTAAGGCAAATGATGTTGATAGGTACCAGCATCTGGCTGCTTAATAACACGCTAATCGGCTCCCCCACTGCGGTATTGATGGAGGTGCTATTTATCGGCAGTAACTTACTGGGCTATTACCGATACTATGGTTTCACATTATCGAGTAAGTATGAGCAGGCTTAAAATTGAGATGACTCACTCATCAAGTCGCCAAAAAGGCCTATAGGTATTGCTCTACTACGTTCTGTATCACGTCTGGCATAATAGGTTTATTGATATAATCGTTAGCACCGAGTTTCAGGGCGAAATCACGATCTGAGGTTTCTACTAATGTACTGATAACAACGACAGGTATTTGAGATCGTGACAAGTCCCCTTTTAGGTACTTAAGCACCTGATAGCCATTCACCTCAGGCATAGTGATATCCAGAAAAATAAGGTCCGGAGTCAAGGAACTTAAAATATCTATGCCACCACTGCCTGAATTGGCGGTAGTAATTTGATAGTCATCTCCTAAGATTGCCAGTAATACCCCGGTACAAACAGGGTCATCATCAATTATCAGAATTTTAGCTCTTTCCATGTAGCCCTCTCGGATCTATTTCGGATACCTTTATTGTATCCAATTTAATAGAAAAAGATAATGGTTAATCCTAACTAAGCTTTGAAAACCTTAGTTAGGATTATTGGCACCTTTTACACCTAGTAGCTGAGGTTAATGAAACTAGAAAAACATACTACTTAAGTCCCACAAAATGTTGTGTAGGGACCAAAACTCATGGGGGCAGGTTTGGCGTATTCCCCGGCTCCAGACTGGTATGTGAACGGACTTTCCAGCACCGCAAGCAAGTTTTCAAACGGCTCATAATCAGCTCTTTGCTCTGCCGCTTCGATGACATGCTCAACCTGATGGTTTCGAGGTATGTACATAGGATTGACTGCATTCATCATGGCCGCGTGTTCTGCTAGATACCGCTTTTCTTGGGATGACTCTTGTTTTGACTGCGAGTCTCTTGACTGATCGTCTCGAGAAAGGCGAGCCCGCCATAATTCCTTCCACTGAATAAACTTCTCGGCATCATTGAATAGATGATCACTTTCGTTGGTTACCTTCTCAAGATCCCTAGCAAGCTGGCGGAAAAGCTGAGTAAAGTCCACCTCTTGCCCCGACATAGACTCGAGCAGTTGCTCACAAAGTGCTAAGTCACCTTCCTCTTCAGTGGATATACCCAGTTTGGCTCGCATACCTGTTAACCAATAGCCTTGATACACCTCCCAGAACTTGGTGACCACTTCGGTAGCTTTCGTGACCGCTTCCTCTTCATCATCGCTTATCAAGGGCAACAAGGTTTCGGCTAATCTAGCTAGGTTCCACTGTGCTAAGACAGGCTGATTATTATAAGAATAACGTCCATCTCTATCTATGGAGCTAAATACAGCTTTGGCATCATAATCATCCATAAAGGCACAGGGACCATAATCTATGGTCTCCCCGCTAATCGTCATATTATCAGTATTCATCACACCATGGACAAAACCGACCAGTAACCAGCGGGCCACTAGATCAGCTTGCTTGTCACAAACCGCACAAAGAAAGTCGAGGTAAGGCTGCTGGCTGGTTTTTAGCTGGGGATAATGACGCTCAATGGCGTAATCAGCCAATTGTTTAACTTTGTCTTGCTCGCCACGAGATGCAAAAAACTGAAATGTGCCGACACGTAAATGGCTGGATGCGACGCGAGTCAACACAGCGCCTGGCAGGAGTTGAGTGCGCATGATCCGCTCCCCTGTGGTAACAGCCGCTAATGCTCTTGTGGTGGGGATATTCAGGGCAAACATGGCTTCACTGACTATGTATTCACGCAATACGGCACCCAGTGCCGCCTTGCCATCACCACCTCGTGAGAATGGCGTTCGGCCAGATCCCTTGAGCTGAACATCCAGACTCTTTCCGTCCTCATCTAACACCTCTCCCAACAACAGGGCTCGGCCATCACCTAGCTGAGGACTAAAGCCGCCAAATTGATGCCCTGCATAAACTTGTGCCAGTGGGCTAGCGCCTACTGGTGCTTCGCTGCCTGATAACACTTCGGCTAATTGATCCGGATCATTATTACTAAGGCCAATACTATTCGCCAATGAGGTATTTAATTTTACTAGCTCAGGATTCGGCGCTTTTGCTCCTGGGCAGGCAGCATAGAAACCTTCTAAGTTTTTTGCGTAACTGTTATCGAATGTCAAACCTAGATCAATCTTCATGCTATTCATCGTTATTCCTATGCCATCGAGACAAAAATATTCTTAAAACCATTCTCTCTACTTTAACTCAATCTGCATAAGAAGGTGATCTAGGTTGCCATTTTCCCATAGTTTATACATAAGTTTTATACCTAAGCTTAAGTCTAAGGCTCGATAGCATAGAGAAAAGTAAGCCTCAAATTACTGCCTAGTAATAACCCTGAATTTAATCCTATTTAATAGAATGTTTAGTTCGTTATTTCGCAATATTCATTCGATTATCCAGAGGGTATGCTGTTCTTAATCACTAATAAAGACATTAACTAGCTAGATAAGACAATTGCTAACTAGCAAGCTTTAGCCCAATTCAGGAGATAAACATGAAAGTACTGAGTCAGTTTTCAGCCAGACCAGCGATGGATGGCGATGGCGTAAATATACGCCGGGTAGCCGATTTTACTAATACCAAGTTCGACCCTTTCTTGATGATGGACGAGATTAAGTCCGATGATGAGCAAGATTTTATCGGTGGCTTCCCGCCTCACCCTCACCGTGGTATCGAGACGTTTACCTATATTCGCAAAGGCGGGTTTGAACACAGAGATCATCTGGGTAATGTAAAAGCCATCCGCGCTAAAGACGTACAATGGATGAGTACCGGCAGTGGAGTAATCCATTCTGAGATGCCTCTAGCCGATACCGATGAGGGACTGCATGGCTTTCAAATTTGGGTAAATATGCCAGCGAAAGACAAGATGCGTCCGGCGAGATATCAGGACACCAGTGAAACGTTAAATCCTGAGGTCAGCAATAACACGGGGGCGACACTGCGTGCTTTAGCAGGGGACTGGGAATTTTCCGGACAAGAAAAAATAAGTGCGCCGATACAAGGACTCGCAGGTGGAGCCGCGATTGCCGATCTTGATTTAGGCCCTGACGCTATAACAGAATTAGTACTCAAGCAGCATGATTTTGTCGGCCTCTATCTGTATCAAGGTACTCTCAGCAGTACTCACATCAATACAGGCAAAAATACCGACAGAGATAATAACAAGGAAGCCAAGCAATATATCGAGGGCCAATATCTTATTCTGGATAGTCAGACCTTACTCCAGATGCAAGCCGGTTCTGACGGCGCAGGGTTGCTCTTGTTCGCAGGCAAACCAATTAAGGAAGATATCGTGCACATGGGGCCCTTTGTGATGAACACACAAGCTGAGATCCAGCAGGCGGTAGAAGATTATCAAGCCGGACATTTTGGCGAGATCCCGGCGTAATGATAGTAAACATGAGTGTTGAACCTGAAAGTGAAACCGCTAGCCAACACCGGAGTCAAGTGTTAGAAATATAGCCTAATTAAAATAACGGCGTTATCTATAACATTCAAGGGAATGCATCATGACTAACTCAATGCCTGACTCAAAAGCAGAACCAAGATCGATTGCAACAGCTGAAGGCAACACCTTAACCACAGTTTCCAATGGGACGCCGACCGTGCTGATCACAGGTGCATCTAAGGGGGTTGGTGCGGCTTGTGTTCATGGATTTGCCAAGGCCTTTCCTGAAGGAATTAATCTAGTCATAGTGGCTAGGGGATTAACGGGCTTACAGCAGTTAGAGACTGAATTAGGCCAATACCCTAATGCCAAGGTGTTAACCTTGGCAGCCGATATTGCCGACCTTAAGGCCTGCAAACAGTTAGTCAAGGCCAGCGTCACAGAATTTGGCGGCATCAATGTCTTAGTGAACAATGCGGGCCTGCATCATAGGGGAGAATTCATTGAAAGATCACCAGAACAGATAGCGGCCATGGTAGATGTAAATCTCAAGTCGCCCTTGTATCTGTCCTCACTAGTGTTGCCCCTAATGCCTAAATCAGGCCCTAAAGCCATAGTCATGGTGGGCTCGCTGGCGGGGCGTGCGCCACTCCAAGGCGCTGCAACCTATAGCAGCACTAAATCTGGGCTCAGAGCCTTCGCTTATGCCTTGAGTGATGAACTTAGGGATAAAAATATCAATGTAGCCGTAGTATCCCCAGGTCCCATTGACACCAGCTTTATTATGGATGAGATAGATGAAGTGGAAGATATCGTCTATTCCCAGCCCATGAGCACACCGGAGCAAGTCGCCGAAGCTGTGGTTAAGTTAGCGAAGGGCAGCGAAACTGAAATTGCCATGCCCTGGTTTAGCGGTAAACTCACCACGCTAGGCTACCTATTCCCAAACTTTCGCCGTGCCAGCCGTGGCTTACTCTATCGCATAGGTCGTAAGAATAAGGATAAATACCGTCAAAGACAGTCTTAACTGTTTCACTATCCCCAGCCGATTTCATAAGCATCGGCTATATTTAATTCTGTCGGGTTCCATTAAATGTCAGAGTAGCGATGTTTTTTAATCAAATACGTACACAGAGAGGCTGTCAGTCTTACCTTATTGGCTGCAATGAAACTGGTTCAGCGATTTTAATCGATCCCGAAACCAGTCAAATTGAACATTACTTAGGCCTTCTCAACCATGATAGTCTGAGCCTTCACTATATTCTCGATACCCATACCCATGCGGATCATTTCTCTGCCAGTAAACAATTGGGAAGTCAGCTAAATGTTCCTATTATCATGCATAGTTACAGCCCTGCACCTTTTGTGAATATGCATGTCGATGACGGCGAGATGATAAAAGTAGGAGAATTACAGTTAAGCATAATGCACACACCGGGTCATACTGCAGATTCTATATCTATCATCATGAAGGATAGGGTTTTCACTGGCGACACCCTACTGATTGGTGGAACCGGAAGAACTGATCTGCCTACAGGTGATCCCGAACAGCTATACACCAGCCTGTTCCATCGATTACTTAGACTCGATCCCGAATTAAAAGTCTATCCAGCCCATATCTATTCCCAGCGTCTCCATAGCACGATAGGTGAAGAGTTAGCCAATAACCCCAGACTCCAGAAGCGTGATAAAGAAGAGTTTGTGACTCTTATGGCTACACTCGAACTCAATACGCCGACACACTTAACCGAATCCTTACGCACCAACTTAACTGGCGCCAAACCTATAGAGCGCTTACTTAGAGAAGCTGCTAACGACATCTCTTTCATACAAGCCAAACAGCTGTATATTCATGCACAAACTGACTCAACTGAATTTATAATTATAGATGTTCGCGAACAAGAGACTTTTAGCCAAGGTCATATCAAGGACGCCATAAATATTCCCCGTGGTCAGTTAGAATTTAGGGTTAATGAAGTATTACCTGATCCCACAAAACGTATTGCCGTATGTTGTGAATCAGGTACCTTATCAACCTTAGCCACTGCAACCTTGAGAAGTCTGGGCTACTCACATGCTGTAGCGCTAGAGCAAGGAGTTAATGCTTGGAAACAACTCGGTTACCCGCTAGTAAAAAGCTCAAATCAATAGAGACCTGTCCTCACTTTTATTTGGCAAAGCCATACAATAACTGTTTACTTTTTCCTCGAGTGTCGATTATAGTTCGCCCGTTCATATAAAGATGAAATCAAATAGGTTTGCTGAACAGAACGAATGCGAATTGTATGTAAATATAAAATACACAGAGGTAAGTCATGGCAAAACACAGTACAAAGACTGCCATTATCGAACACGATAATAAGCGCGGCACAATCAAAGACAACGCCCTAAAGGCCTTAGTCACCAGCGAGCTTTTTAGAATGAGGACCGAGAAGCCTAAGAAAGGTAAAGGTTCATATAACCGCAAACAACAGAAGGGGCATATGCTGAAAGGCAATGCCCCTTTCGACTTTTTAACCTTTAACGAAATTTAAAATCACCTTCTCAATTCAGCTGAAAAGATTAACTTCCTTCCGAAAAAACCTATCAAAACCTTCATCTTTATTAGCAGTAAATAAATTAGATTTTCAATTGACAGCTCACCTTAAGAGATACACTATCAATGTTCACTTAATCTCCAAATTTAGGAACACGGTTTAGTCCATGCTTTTAACTCAATCTCAAACAAGTCATCTAAATAAACAGGTATTAGTGCAGTTGCGACTCCTCGCAACGAATGCCAATACTCGTGTGATTTCTTGTGTGTGGCTTAATCAGCCCGCGGATGAGATGGAATAGAAAACTAGCCTAAACCATTACCCAGCCGCAGAAGATAGCAATGTAGCACTCTATGGCGTCTCATCCATCGGTATAGTCGGCGATATGTTACTCAGCTACTTATCGGCTCGTTATCTGGCGTCGGGTACTATGTCACTGATCTTCGGCCTGTCTCCACTTATTTCAGGCTTGCTGGCTCAGAGGCTGCTCGGTGAAGCAAAATTTGGTTCCATGAAAATACTCGCCCTAGGGATGGCATTTACCGGACTGGGGATTGTCTGTTCATCTAAGCTGTCACTGGATTCAGATAGCTGGATTGGCCTTGTACTGATCTTAACCGCGGTGTTTCTATTTAGTCTCAGTGGGGTGTTAATAAAAACCATCAAAATCAATATTCATCCCATTGCCAGTACAGTTGGAGCATTAGCGTTTTCTACGCCAGTGTTTGCCTTGGCCTGATTAACATTCGATGGCACCTTGCCAGTAGAGACTTGGCAGGAGAGATCACTCTGGTCAATTCTGTATCTAGGGGTGTTTGGCTCCCAGATAGGCTTTATCTCTTATTTTTATATTTTGCAGAATCTGAAGGCGAGTACCGTCGCTTTGGTGACCTTAATAACACCAGTGTTCGCCATGATGTTAGGTGCCCAGCTTAATGATGAGACAATCACGGATTCCTTAGTCATAGGCGCCATGTTTGTAATTTCTGGCCTGGGCCTATATCAGTTCGGTGAAACGACCATAGACTCTATCAGGCGCAAGCAATTGAAGAAAAAGAGCAGTGAGCTTAAATAGGTTCTGACGCAAGTTCAGCATTTCGAAGGATACCAATTGCAGTAAAAATACGGCTCAGTGTATTACTGTGATTGGTTTATACCCTCAAATATATTGCTGTCAGTGAACATCTGATAAGTCAGACTACCGCCGACAAGTAGTAAGACTATGATAAATAGCCGTGATATAACACCCGATGAGGAGATAGATATTTTACTATTGCCATTACCTAGATAGGGTTTATTTTCCTTCACATTATCAGTATTAACTGTAACCCCCTCAATATGAGCCTGGATGGCATTGAGCTTACTGTCGAGTTTAGTCTCTATCAGAAAGAAAATAGTATCTCCAACTTTAGGACGCCTGCTCATATGCTTCAAGGCAGAGATATGAATAGAAATTTCCTGCTCACTGGCAGGGCCATGTAAGGTGGCCATATCGACATGAGACGTATCCGGCCTAATAAAACCGCCGCCCTTATCATCGTTCCAGCGGATCAATAAGCCCTTTAACATCTGAGTTTTCATACCTGTATCTACATTGTCCTTAAAATTATTCTTTGCCTGTGGCAAGTTTACCTAAACTTGCTCACCTCAGAGTCTAGGACTCTTTTTTATATCGCTCATCGCTTGCAGCTTCTGCTGAAAATGAGTGTCGAGTTTAAACCATAAGCCTCCAGTTGGTGCCACATTCTTCATAATTGTATAGTCACCAATCTTGCCTACATAAAAACGAGAAAACTTATCGGCCATAAATGAAGTTTGAACGAACATCTCGCCTTTACCCACAGCATCACAGCTTATCTTAATCGGCGAGGTCTTAGATATTGAAAAGTCGGCTATGTTCATCACCTCCCCCTTAACTCTCATTGACTCCTCAGACAATATTTCTACCAGTTCATCGTAATGAGTCTTGCCATCGCAAACACCAGGGATATTCACCCAAGAACCTACGATGAGGGGAACTAAACTCTTATCTTGATAGTGTTTGTCAGCATTAAGGTACAGACCTACCCCGACTCCAGCCGC is a genomic window of Shewanella psychrophila containing:
- a CDS encoding cold-shock protein → MKTQMLKGLLIRWNDDKGGGFIRPDTSHVDMATLHGPASEQEISIHISALKHMSRRPKVGDTIFFLIETKLDSKLNAIQAHIEGVTVNTDNVKENKPYLGNGNSKISISSSGVISRLFIIVLLLVGGSLTYQMFTDSNIFEGINQSQ
- a CDS encoding response regulator, giving the protein MERAKILIIDDDPVCTGVLLAILGDDYQITTANSGSGGIDILSSLTPDLIFLDITMPEVNGYQVLKYLKGDLSRSQIPVVVISTLVETSDRDFALKLGANDYINKPIMPDVIQNVVEQYL
- a CDS encoding Crp/Fnr family transcriptional regulator, with the protein product MMNTINNQPENDQADHASLIHFLSILGVNKDAIGRDLAQFKTMNVNAGEVLLLQGGEQKYAYFIVSGILKACHYGDSGSILSKEFYFQHELCFLYCSWLTQVPAKYQIESVEDTLLIQVPLELLSHVDWQSAKIALLSQQLIYKEEKEAFFLLNTPEQRYLFLVENRPLWVKKLNNIQLASYIGISPVSLSRLKARL
- a CDS encoding DUF3103 family protein translates to MTLALLMITVPLASIISPFSFAEPVDKIELSTQQASQYSVSVSSAKREIALELSRQYARLLPTLQSNINQYNLAMDANLAFKSSGSDTKKLRQSELAIREAKGLYTHTKSKINTDLKGSMEPNLVQFRLADASMLSDWQQGESPLFAFEPDGDDKLWANIEAYDVEGNIHLLDVYQLPQRPVIVIGLDKQQAMREGLAVMRDTFALSTDSANLSKRSISQARPQISSFTTADQPISTTVIKQISVQDDEEPWVSGKAEIYGIVTGVNPSRDEPALDIIEMPYLDYSGTEYYPNQIVIHWERYRWAAADLVLMEHDDGTNYKDLATALVSIAERVLQQYPDPEVQGYAIIATITNEILNALPDAWFTNDDDFVDVYYTLQEGETYTNHHGAGGNARAFFAPLVIQPR
- a CDS encoding pirin family protein, producing MKVLSQFSARPAMDGDGVNIRRVADFTNTKFDPFLMMDEIKSDDEQDFIGGFPPHPHRGIETFTYIRKGGFEHRDHLGNVKAIRAKDVQWMSTGSGVIHSEMPLADTDEGLHGFQIWVNMPAKDKMRPARYQDTSETLNPEVSNNTGATLRALAGDWEFSGQEKISAPIQGLAGGAAIADLDLGPDAITELVLKQHDFVGLYLYQGTLSSTHINTGKNTDRDNNKEAKQYIEGQYLILDSQTLLQMQAGSDGAGLLLFAGKPIKEDIVHMGPFVMNTQAEIQQAVEDYQAGHFGEIPA
- a CDS encoding YgjV family protein — encoded protein: MSAFAISQVLIAIAIIFDLISFQFKQRKKILTCLCISGILISSHFFLLEQWTAAILMLLASIRYLVTVFSHSKSWMMFFLAASSLVTLVTFSGILSLISFAGSATQTCAAFCPNDQRLRQMMLIGTSIWLLNNTLIGSPTAVLMEVLFIGSNLLGYYRYYGFTLSSKYEQA
- a CDS encoding protein adenylyltransferase SelO, producing MNSMKIDLGLTFDNSYAKNLEGFYAACPGAKAPNPELVKLNTSLANSIGLSNNDPDQLAEVLSGSEAPVGASPLAQVYAGHQFGGFSPQLGDGRALLLGEVLDEDGKSLDVQLKGSGRTPFSRGGDGKAALGAVLREYIVSEAMFALNIPTTRALAAVTTGERIMRTQLLPGAVLTRVASSHLRVGTFQFFASRGEQDKVKQLADYAIERHYPQLKTSQQPYLDFLCAVCDKQADLVARWLLVGFVHGVMNTDNMTISGETIDYGPCAFMDDYDAKAVFSSIDRDGRYSYNNQPVLAQWNLARLAETLLPLISDDEEEAVTKATEVVTKFWEVYQGYWLTGMRAKLGISTEEEGDLALCEQLLESMSGQEVDFTQLFRQLARDLEKVTNESDHLFNDAEKFIQWKELWRARLSRDDQSRDSQSKQESSQEKRYLAEHAAMMNAVNPMYIPRNHQVEHVIEAAEQRADYEPFENLLAVLESPFTYQSGAGEYAKPAPMSFGPYTTFCGT
- a CDS encoding MBL fold metallo-hydrolase; amino-acid sequence: MFFNQIRTQRGCQSYLIGCNETGSAILIDPETSQIEHYLGLLNHDSLSLHYILDTHTHADHFSASKQLGSQLNVPIIMHSYSPAPFVNMHVDDGEMIKVGELQLSIMHTPGHTADSISIIMKDRVFTGDTLLIGGTGRTDLPTGDPEQLYTSLFHRLLRLDPELKVYPAHIYSQRLHSTIGEELANNPRLQKRDKEEFVTLMATLELNTPTHLTESLRTNLTGAKPIERLLREAANDISFIQAKQLYIHAQTDSTEFIIIDVREQETFSQGHIKDAINIPRGQLEFRVNEVLPDPTKRIAVCCESGTLSTLATATLRSLGYSHAVALEQGVNAWKQLGYPLVKSSNQ
- a CDS encoding DMT family transporter; protein product: MPVETWQERSLWSILYLGVFGSQIGFISYFYILQNLKASTVALVTLITPVFAMMLGAQLNDETITDSLVIGAMFVISGLGLYQFGETTIDSIRRKQLKKKSSELK
- a CDS encoding ribosome alternative rescue factor ArfA, with amino-acid sequence MAKHSTKTAIIEHDNKRGTIKDNALKALVTSELFRMRTEKPKKGKGSYNRKQQKGHMLKGNAPFDFLTFNEI
- a CDS encoding SDR family NAD(P)-dependent oxidoreductase, producing MTNSMPDSKAEPRSIATAEGNTLTTVSNGTPTVLITGASKGVGAACVHGFAKAFPEGINLVIVARGLTGLQQLETELGQYPNAKVLTLAADIADLKACKQLVKASVTEFGGINVLVNNAGLHHRGEFIERSPEQIAAMVDVNLKSPLYLSSLVLPLMPKSGPKAIVMVGSLAGRAPLQGAATYSSTKSGLRAFAYALSDELRDKNINVAVVSPGPIDTSFIMDEIDEVEDIVYSQPMSTPEQVAEAVVKLAKGSETEIAMPWFSGKLTTLGYLFPNFRRASRGLLYRIGRKNKDKYRQRQS